A part of Caldicellulosiruptor owensensis OL genomic DNA contains:
- a CDS encoding GspE/PulE family protein, which produces MPVNEKRKIGELLLEAGIITRQQLEEALQIQKKTGKKIGEILVEKGYVTEDEILEVLEFQLGIPHVKLDQYVIDPDVINLVSESIARRHTLIPIQLKDDKLVVAMADPLNIFAIEDVAIFSGKNVQPVIAKASEIKRQIEKFYGKQEALKAIEELKKEGGAQKRVQTTRMQISSEDDTEGPVVKLVNSIFEQAITSRASDIHIEPFENEIRVRFRIDGILYDILQLEIEMLPSLVARIKVIGNMDIAEKRVPQDGRTTFLFADKVYDMRISSLPTVYGEKIVIRIADKGAFIKSKTELGFTEDDLEKYNRIISAPHGIILVCGPTGSGKTTTLYTILNELNTGAKNIITVEDPVESTIYGINQVEVNPKAGLTFAAALRSILRQDPDIIMVGEIRDKETADMAVRAAITGHLVLSTIHTNDAPSAVTRLVDMGIENFLISSSLVGVISQRLIRKICPYCKEEYTPTETELRALDIEENYHVKLYRGRGCALCNNKGYYGRSGIYEIMIVTNQLKRLIVKKDVSSDEIKQLAIKEGMKTLREACKERVLNGTTTVEEFLRVTFSLE; this is translated from the coding sequence TTGCCGGTAAATGAAAAGAGAAAAATAGGTGAGCTTTTATTAGAGGCAGGAATCATCACAAGACAGCAGTTAGAAGAGGCACTTCAAATTCAAAAAAAAACAGGCAAAAAAATAGGGGAGATCCTTGTTGAAAAAGGCTATGTCACAGAAGATGAAATTTTAGAGGTGTTGGAGTTCCAGCTGGGAATTCCTCATGTTAAACTTGACCAGTATGTAATTGATCCGGATGTTATAAATTTAGTTTCTGAAAGCATAGCAAGAAGACATACTCTCATTCCTATTCAATTAAAAGATGACAAGCTTGTTGTTGCAATGGCAGACCCGCTGAACATTTTTGCAATAGAAGATGTTGCAATTTTTTCTGGCAAAAATGTTCAGCCTGTTATTGCCAAAGCTTCTGAGATAAAAAGACAGATAGAAAAGTTTTACGGAAAACAAGAAGCTCTAAAGGCAATTGAAGAGCTCAAAAAAGAGGGTGGTGCGCAAAAAAGGGTTCAGACGACGAGAATGCAGATAAGTTCTGAAGATGACACAGAAGGTCCTGTTGTCAAGCTTGTAAACTCCATATTTGAACAGGCGATAACATCGCGAGCAAGCGACATTCACATTGAACCGTTTGAAAATGAAATAAGAGTGAGGTTTAGAATAGATGGTATACTTTATGACATTCTTCAGCTTGAAATTGAGATGTTACCATCTCTTGTTGCAAGGATAAAAGTTATAGGCAATATGGACATTGCCGAAAAAAGAGTGCCGCAGGATGGCAGAACCACTTTTTTGTTTGCTGACAAGGTATATGACATGAGAATTTCTTCCCTTCCAACAGTTTACGGTGAGAAGATAGTTATAAGAATTGCAGATAAGGGAGCATTTATTAAATCCAAAACAGAACTTGGTTTTACAGAAGATGATTTGGAAAAGTATAATAGAATTATATCAGCGCCACACGGGATAATTCTTGTGTGCGGTCCAACTGGAAGCGGAAAAACTACCACCTTATATACTATACTTAATGAGCTTAACACAGGTGCCAAGAACATCATAACAGTAGAAGATCCTGTTGAGAGTACCATATATGGTATAAATCAGGTTGAGGTAAATCCGAAAGCAGGGCTCACATTTGCAGCAGCACTGCGTTCTATCTTGAGACAGGACCCTGACATCATAATGGTAGGCGAGATTCGAGACAAAGAGACGGCTGACATGGCAGTTCGAGCTGCTATAACAGGGCATCTTGTGCTTTCTACAATTCACACAAACGATGCACCAAGTGCTGTGACAAGACTTGTTGATATGGGTATTGAAAACTTTTTGATAAGCTCATCACTTGTCGGTGTTATATCTCAAAGACTTATTCGCAAGATTTGTCCATACTGCAAGGAAGAGTACACTCCCACGGAAACAGAACTGAGAGCTCTTGACATAGAAGAAAATTACCATGTAAAATTATACAGAGGAAGAGGTTGTGCACTTTGCAACAATAAAGGATATTACGGCAGGTCTGGAATATATGAAATAATGATTGTTACAAACCAGCTAAAAAGGTTAATTGTGAAAAAAGATGTAAGCAGCGATGAAATAAAACAGCTTGCGATAAAAGAGGGAATGAAGACGTTGAGAGAAGCTTGCAAAGAACGAGTTTTGAACGGGACAACAACAGTGGAGGAGTTTTTACGAGTTACATTTTCACTTGAATGA
- a CDS encoding late competence development ComFB family protein gives MVYTIRNYMEEAVGNMIDKVLENIDVCKCPKCKLDILALALNRLPPRYFVTKEGELFEKMSELQDQFYVDIIAAIAAAAFIVKNNPKHD, from the coding sequence ATGGTGTACACAATAAGAAACTATATGGAAGAAGCAGTAGGGAACATGATTGATAAAGTTCTTGAAAACATTGATGTTTGCAAATGTCCAAAATGCAAGCTTGATATTCTGGCACTTGCTCTTAACAGATTACCCCCGAGGTATTTTGTAACAAAAGAAGGAGAACTTTTCGAAAAAATGAGTGAACTTCAGGATCAGTTTTATGTTGATATCATAGCTGCAATTGCAGCAGCTGCTTTCATTGTAAAAAACAATCCAAAACATGATTAA
- a CDS encoding prepilin-type N-terminal cleavage/methylation domain-containing protein, which translates to MKKKIYGFTLIELIVVIAIIGVVVAIATPQVLRVVQNAQKKADSNTARHIAYAFLIWQEESGKSLDEIIPDSNLHKIDSDQIGGLLGFKLSKYLTGSLPRPRLNKSYYFYYKYESSVLKIYAGDDSNQWELFPEFDQNYK; encoded by the coding sequence ATGAAAAAAAAGATTTATGGTTTCACATTAATTGAGCTTATTGTTGTGATTGCTATAATCGGAGTAGTAGTAGCAATTGCAACACCGCAAGTTTTAAGAGTAGTTCAAAATGCTCAAAAAAAAGCAGATTCAAATACAGCACGACACATTGCGTATGCGTTTTTGATATGGCAGGAAGAGAGCGGAAAAAGTTTGGACGAGATTATACCTGATTCTAACCTGCATAAGATTGACTCAGACCAGATTGGAGGGCTATTGGGTTTTAAATTGAGCAAGTACTTAACAGGAAGCCTGCCAAGGCCAAGGTTGAATAAAAGCTATTACTTTTATTACAAGTATGAGTCATCCGTTCTTAAAATTTATGCGGGGGATGACTCAAATCAGTGGGAACTTTTCCCTGAGTTTGATCAAAATTATAAATAA
- a CDS encoding type II secretion system F family protein, translated as MAEYVYSAMDSSGKKVNGTIIAEDEKTAIEILKARNVFVIEIKEKKALHKEIKLPFGNKATVKDLSIFCRQFATMLSAGISILSCLDVLKQQYKGRSFGKVIDDLYEKVERGTLLSAAMREHPRFFPPILVNMIEAGEVAGSIDKSMDKMAVHFEKELKLRQKIVNALMYPAIVIGVAVIVLIILLTYVIPTFVGLFEELQVELPATTRFVINSSKFMQYNGIYLLFGIIALIFGYKIFKSTPTGGILVGKIKIKIPVIGKLALGQVTSRFTRTLATLLNAGVSLITALDTTKNILSNAYIEKEFDRVIERVKGGEGLSYPIEDMGIFPRLMNIMLKTGEETGQLEYMLEKAADYYENEVENQVTRLTSLFEPVMIVLLALMVGFLLASIIMPMFKLYGSIGT; from the coding sequence ATGGCAGAGTATGTATACAGTGCAATGGATTCTTCAGGCAAGAAAGTTAATGGTACCATTATAGCTGAAGATGAAAAGACAGCAATTGAGATTTTGAAGGCCAGGAATGTGTTTGTTATTGAGATAAAAGAAAAAAAAGCACTTCACAAAGAAATAAAACTACCTTTTGGCAATAAAGCAACAGTAAAAGACCTTTCAATTTTTTGCAGACAGTTTGCAACAATGCTTTCTGCTGGTATTTCAATTTTAAGTTGTTTAGATGTTTTAAAACAGCAGTATAAAGGGAGATCATTTGGAAAGGTTATAGATGACCTTTACGAAAAAGTAGAAAGAGGAACTCTTTTATCGGCAGCTATGAGAGAACATCCAAGGTTTTTCCCGCCAATTCTTGTAAATATGATTGAGGCTGGAGAGGTTGCAGGTTCTATTGATAAATCAATGGATAAAATGGCAGTCCATTTTGAAAAAGAGTTAAAACTCAGGCAAAAGATAGTAAATGCTCTTATGTATCCTGCAATTGTCATAGGTGTTGCTGTGATTGTTTTAATAATTCTTCTGACATATGTTATTCCAACTTTTGTAGGGTTGTTTGAAGAATTACAGGTTGAACTTCCTGCAACAACAAGGTTTGTGATAAATTCAAGCAAATTTATGCAGTACAATGGCATTTACCTTTTGTTTGGTATAATTGCTCTTATTTTCGGGTATAAAATATTTAAATCAACTCCGACTGGTGGAATTTTGGTAGGAAAAATAAAAATCAAAATTCCGGTGATAGGCAAACTTGCATTAGGTCAGGTAACCAGCCGTTTTACAAGGACGCTGGCAACCCTTTTGAATGCTGGTGTTTCCTTGATAACGGCTTTGGATACAACTAAAAATATCCTGTCGAATGCCTATATAGAAAAGGAGTTTGACAGGGTGATAGAAAGAGTGAAAGGTGGTGAGGGGTTAAGTTATCCGATTGAGGATATGGGGATTTTTCCGAGACTGATGAACATAATGTTAAAGACAGGTGAAGAGACAGGACAGCTTGAGTACATGCTTGAAAAGGCTGCAGATTATTACGAAAATGAGGTTGAGAATCAGGTTACAAGGCTTACATCACTGTTTGAGCCTGTTATGATTGTGCTATTGGCTTTAATGGTTGGATTTTTGCTTGCGTCAATTATTATGCCGATGTTCAAACTCTATGGCAGCATCGGCACATAA
- a CDS encoding prepilin peptidase produces MLAVLIVLFFTLGSFLNVCIYRIPRGESIVFPPSHCPNCNKKLKWCDLIPVLSYIFLKGKCRYCGHKISIRYPIVETLTASGGFLCYLRYGISAQMFISFAIFCILLYISMVDIDTMEISTASILLLFIARCAQIFLEKGATFNTVLSIFLGMFFSMLLILIIYILSKGRAMGFGDVLLIAAGGAGFTAAQAILANFLAFIFGAVFAVLMMILKNKNMKSEVPFGPYIAVALFITMIYGDGILQLYFNYLRS; encoded by the coding sequence ATGTTAGCAGTATTAATTGTTCTATTTTTCACCCTTGGCAGCTTCCTGAATGTATGTATTTATAGAATTCCTCGGGGGGAGTCGATTGTGTTCCCCCCGAGCCACTGCCCTAATTGTAATAAAAAATTAAAATGGTGTGATTTGATACCTGTTTTAAGTTATATCTTTTTGAAAGGAAAGTGCAGGTACTGTGGACATAAAATTTCTATAAGGTATCCTATTGTTGAGACTTTAACAGCATCAGGTGGGTTTTTGTGTTATTTAAGATATGGTATTTCAGCACAGATGTTTATTTCATTTGCTATCTTTTGTATATTACTTTATATTTCAATGGTAGACATTGATACAATGGAGATTTCAACAGCAAGTATTTTGTTACTTTTTATAGCAAGATGCGCTCAGATATTTTTGGAAAAGGGAGCAACATTTAACACTGTACTAAGTATTTTTTTGGGAATGTTTTTTTCAATGCTCTTAATTTTGATAATTTATATTCTATCTAAAGGCAGAGCAATGGGGTTTGGAGATGTGCTTTTAATTGCAGCAGGTGGCGCGGGATTTACAGCAGCTCAAGCTATTTTGGCAAATTTTCTTGCTTTTATTTTTGGTGCAGTTTTTGCAGTGTTGATGATGATATTGAAAAACAAGAATATGAAAAGTGAAGTTCCATTTGGACCATACATAGCAGTAGCACTTTTCATTACTATGATTTATGGAGACGGAATTTTGCAATTGTATTTTAATTATTTAAGAAGTTAA
- a CDS encoding type IV pilus twitching motility protein PilT: protein MDINEILKEAFLKGASDIHITAGSPPIMRVHGVLTRMSDLSLTPEITERFVKEITNEYQYKRLQEAGEVDFSYSIRGLSRFRVNAYKQRGSVAIAFRVISQDIPKFETLGLPPVLKDFTKLNKGLVLVTGPTGSGKSTTLASLIDIINTERNLHIITLEDPIEYLHRHKKSIVNQREVGNDTQSFATALRAALREDPDVILVGEMRDLETISIALTAAETGHLVFSTLHTVGAAKTIDRIIDVFPPYQQQQIRVQLSTVLQAVVSQQLLTRRDGRGRVAAVEIMIANSAIRNLIREAKTYQIQSVIQTNTKMGMITMEQSLVDLYKRGLITREDAIMYASDQELINKLLIF from the coding sequence ATGGATATCAACGAGATTTTGAAAGAGGCATTTTTGAAAGGCGCATCTGATATACATATCACAGCAGGTTCGCCCCCTATCATGAGGGTGCACGGTGTTCTTACGCGCATGAGCGATTTGAGCCTCACACCAGAGATAACTGAAAGGTTTGTAAAAGAGATTACAAACGAATACCAGTACAAACGTTTGCAAGAAGCTGGTGAGGTTGACTTTTCTTACAGCATAAGAGGTTTGAGCAGGTTTAGGGTAAATGCATATAAACAGCGTGGTTCTGTTGCTATTGCATTCAGAGTCATATCTCAGGATATACCAAAGTTTGAGACGTTGGGGCTTCCTCCAGTTTTGAAGGATTTTACAAAGCTCAACAAAGGGCTTGTGCTTGTTACTGGTCCCACAGGTTCAGGAAAATCGACCACATTAGCATCGCTTATAGATATAATAAACACTGAGAGAAACTTACATATTATTACATTGGAAGATCCTATTGAGTATCTTCATAGGCACAAAAAGAGTATTGTTAATCAAAGGGAAGTAGGGAACGACACGCAGAGTTTTGCAACGGCGCTGAGGGCAGCTTTGCGTGAGGACCCTGATGTAATTCTGGTTGGCGAGATGAGAGACTTAGAGACAATTTCCATAGCACTTACCGCTGCAGAGACCGGGCACTTGGTTTTTTCAACACTTCACACTGTTGGTGCAGCAAAGACCATTGACAGAATCATTGACGTTTTCCCACCCTATCAACAACAGCAAATACGCGTTCAGCTTTCAACAGTTCTTCAAGCAGTTGTATCGCAACAGCTTTTGACAAGGAGAGACGGGAGAGGCAGAGTTGCTGCTGTTGAAATTATGATAGCAAATTCAGCTATAAGAAATCTTATAAGAGAGGCTAAGACATATCAGATTCAATCAGTGATTCAAACAAATACTAAAATGGGAATGATAACAATGGAACAATCACTTGTTGATTTGTATAAAAGAGGACTTATAACAAGAGAAGATGCAATAATGTACGCATCTGACCAGGAACTTATAAACAAGCTTTTGATATTTTAA
- a CDS encoding prepilin-type N-terminal cleavage/methylation domain-containing protein: protein MRKSLKGFTLVEIIAVVAIVGIIIVALYSFFMNNFKVVQQQAQIANIESQAKRLQDSIKQWLQMADQQSIAYYPLSGKVYMIVYEDQTSYPNGVEYLIGYESSEKKITIEKRMGSNSSTVWYLKGKVVNFTVTDNPPQIIIQYTVDLGVRGQTRTYKVVYNRRYDW from the coding sequence ATGAGGAAAAGTTTAAAAGGTTTTACACTTGTTGAGATAATAGCTGTTGTTGCAATTGTTGGAATAATCATTGTTGCTCTGTACAGCTTTTTTATGAATAACTTTAAGGTGGTACAGCAACAGGCTCAAATTGCAAATATTGAATCCCAGGCAAAGAGGCTTCAAGATAGTATAAAGCAGTGGCTACAGATGGCAGACCAGCAAAGCATTGCTTATTATCCTCTTTCAGGGAAAGTTTATATGATAGTTTATGAGGACCAAACAAGTTATCCAAATGGTGTTGAGTATTTAATTGGTTACGAATCAAGTGAAAAGAAAATTACGATAGAAAAAAGGATGGGGTCAAATAGCTCAACTGTATGGTATTTAAAAGGGAAAGTAGTTAATTTTACTGTAACAGACAATCCGCCTCAAATAATCATTCAGTACACGGTAGACTTAGGTGTTCGTGGTCAAACAAGGACTTACAAGGTTGTTTATAATAGACGATATGACTGGTAA
- a CDS encoding prepilin-type N-terminal cleavage/methylation domain-containing protein, giving the protein MKRFKGFTLQEIAIVLAILAILLAIAVPNYIAMKKRADVNSVATQFAAMIRELYEKIDSEMEYDTSTSSTGGHISKYYIRIDNYYIPDPVTGETSLKIQLIKFDASSTPNEIVLKEIKSKIVKLQNAASSSILMNSAGAVATYITFKPNGEILRFTGSVLARGNTYVFSAQNKIEVVPLSGSNYKKVIILNSVPPGSVEVQ; this is encoded by the coding sequence ATGAAAAGGTTTAAAGGCTTTACCCTGCAAGAAATAGCAATTGTTTTGGCGATTTTGGCAATTCTTTTGGCAATCGCTGTTCCCAATTATATAGCAATGAAGAAAAGAGCTGATGTAAACAGCGTGGCAACCCAGTTTGCTGCAATGATAAGAGAACTTTATGAAAAGATTGATTCTGAAATGGAATATGATACCTCAACTTCATCAACAGGTGGGCATATTTCAAAGTATTACATAAGAATTGACAACTACTACATTCCTGACCCTGTAACAGGTGAAACCTCTTTAAAAATCCAGCTTATAAAATTCGATGCAAGTTCTACTCCAAACGAAATTGTGTTAAAAGAGATAAAGTCAAAAATAGTAAAACTTCAAAACGCAGCGAGCTCATCAATATTGATGAACAGTGCAGGTGCTGTTGCAACGTACATTACATTTAAACCAAATGGGGAAATTTTAAGATTTACAGGTTCTGTACTGGCAAGAGGTAACACTTACGTATTTTCAGCACAAAACAAAATTGAAGTAGTTCCACTATCTGGTTCTAACTACAAAAAGGTGATAATACTTAACAGCGTACCACCGGGGAGCGTTGAAGTGCAATGA
- a CDS encoding type II secretion system protein, translating to MMKWLVTQVNKKNKGFTLIEMVVVMAIIAVLIAIAVPQVLRLINKSKVTADLSSAKAIATQIQQYMADGGNVNLNDASISSDNNLKSYVEQRINGGIPKIRFNSNWEWRVTANTTSEEVYVGVNTGANNATTWWLFPEVSPQQDSNPYWKYK from the coding sequence ATGATGAAATGGCTTGTAACGCAGGTAAACAAGAAGAATAAAGGTTTTACATTGATTGAGATGGTAGTTGTAATGGCAATAATCGCAGTTTTGATAGCGATAGCAGTTCCGCAGGTATTGAGGTTGATAAATAAATCAAAAGTTACAGCGGATTTAAGTTCAGCAAAAGCAATTGCAACACAAATCCAGCAATATATGGCAGACGGAGGCAATGTGAATTTAAATGATGCTTCAATATCTAGCGATAATAATCTTAAAAGCTATGTTGAGCAGCGAATAAATGGAGGAATTCCAAAGATTAGATTTAATAGTAATTGGGAGTGGCGTGTTACAGCTAATACAACTTCTGAAGAAGTGTATGTTGGTGTAAATACGGGAGCGAATAATGCGACTACATGGTGGTTGTTTCCAGAAGTTAGTCCTCAACAAGATTCTAATCCATACTGGAAGTATAAATAA
- a CDS encoding PilN domain-containing protein codes for MAKNLKDINLLLAYERGIKKKDATLRIYFLLLILEICVFALIGSIFLTRIMTTNNDIRRLNNEITIKQQQMDEAQKLVEKKILYTQKKALLEYISSGHIKFLEILDKLESLTPSNLKFESLNLSTEKVTCTVRADKLETVTQFVYNLQTSGYFTNVSFSSVTGDENSKMSTISADIARK; via the coding sequence ATGGCAAAAAATCTTAAAGATATAAACCTGTTATTGGCTTATGAAAGAGGGATAAAGAAGAAAGATGCAACATTAAGAATTTATTTTTTGTTGCTCATATTAGAAATCTGTGTGTTTGCTTTAATTGGGTCGATTTTTTTAACCAGAATAATGACTACGAACAATGATATTAGAAGATTAAATAATGAGATAACAATAAAACAGCAGCAGATGGATGAAGCACAGAAGCTTGTCGAAAAGAAAATATTGTATACTCAAAAAAAAGCTTTGCTTGAATATATATCAAGTGGACATATAAAATTTTTAGAGATTTTAGACAAGCTTGAATCTTTAACTCCGTCAAATCTAAAATTTGAGAGTTTGAACCTTTCAACTGAAAAAGTAACGTGTACCGTAAGAGCCGATAAGCTTGAAACAGTTACACAGTTTGTCTACAACCTTCAGACAAGTGGTTACTTTACAAACGTTAGTTTTAGCAGTGTAACTGGAGATGAGAATTCGAAAATGTCAACAATATCTGCAGATATAGCAAGGAAGTGA
- the pilM gene encoding type IV pilus biogenesis protein PilM — translation MSTKVAIELGKNYIKVAEGNFSGSIHINKFAEEQLKDNVIINDMKLEPNLFYETLGNIFLKNNFPKNNITFVLSGISNMIIRELVVPYLNEDKTFNLITFEAKQYFPTSIENYVIDYKQLKVFNEGKTKKQKILLVALPKSFVEDIVTVTKRLGLKVKKIDIEPNTISKLVALERRVRKDEDKELIMIVNIVRSYITVVILNEDEIVLSKTFPNYDLERMFSEEEGTEAYIEYFYTYTVNEIVENISKFYEFYKSREQDSKSLSKVYLMGEVCQHIDISDVLRTKINAEIILLTELQSINKKIILTKSEVCNYSTTISGLI, via the coding sequence ATGAGCACAAAAGTAGCTATAGAACTTGGGAAAAACTACATAAAGGTTGCTGAAGGAAATTTTTCAGGAAGTATTCATATAAATAAATTTGCTGAAGAGCAGCTAAAAGATAATGTCATCATAAATGACATGAAACTTGAACCAAATCTTTTTTATGAAACACTGGGCAATATCTTTTTGAAGAATAATTTTCCCAAAAATAATATAACTTTTGTTTTGTCGGGTATTTCTAACATGATTATCAGAGAATTAGTAGTGCCGTACCTCAATGAAGACAAGACGTTTAATCTTATTACATTTGAAGCAAAACAGTACTTTCCGACAAGCATTGAAAATTATGTTATTGATTATAAACAGCTGAAGGTGTTTAATGAAGGAAAAACAAAAAAACAAAAAATTTTGCTCGTGGCTCTTCCTAAAAGCTTTGTCGAAGATATAGTAACAGTTACGAAAAGGCTTGGTTTAAAGGTTAAGAAAATTGATATTGAGCCAAATACAATATCTAAACTTGTAGCTTTAGAAAGAAGGGTCAGAAAAGATGAGGATAAAGAGCTTATAATGATTGTAAACATTGTAAGATCTTATATAACTGTTGTGATACTCAACGAAGATGAAATTGTTCTTTCCAAAACGTTTCCTAATTATGATTTAGAAAGAATGTTTAGTGAAGAAGAAGGTACTGAAGCTTACATAGAATATTTCTATACCTATACTGTTAATGAGATTGTTGAAAACATTTCAAAATTCTATGAGTTTTATAAAAGTAGAGAACAGGATAGCAAGAGTCTATCAAAAGTATATCTTATGGGTGAGGTTTGCCAGCATATAGATATAAGTGATGTTTTGCGAACAAAGATAAATGCTGAGATAATTTTGTTAACCGAACTGCAGTCAATCAATAAGAAGATAATACTCACAAAGAGTGAAGTTTGTAATTATTCCACAACTATAAGTGGACTTATTTAG
- the gspM gene encoding type II secretion system protein GspM, translating to MQITERDKKLLLILGMVLLGFLFYNFFYSPYSQKLSSLLSEKQQLENRLSEIEQKIALYNAQKAKLEEIEKDYTIISQKIPPNQDEKFSMLDLQRLAQMVGSKTSDFTFSQKQNMNVNYNNVNIVKAYFYSSKQNWQMTYANFKKLLFLQKDFSPLYSLDTISLSSGSNNMITASFEIRFYGYEDSLAPMRLWQNFSIPSGKGDLFSGGAGQKVEFSYTPEDLKKNEPAPQPTVKVERTDNSSVTNSEQQTTLPQTSANISSNKPNSNKTEQQQTQLSEEKVDYTKADFVVTVSTLYSPTTNITIEKSGKGSIFGAKKKNENAYITIEKKGDKYYYKMGTEASVYPQGNSFDQLNFQSSSQILIVVFSSPRKYKDDDNVVTLKITNNSDKPIKVYISNDDKQKPRVNIVTNGSRVNVTRK from the coding sequence GTGCAAATTACAGAGAGAGATAAAAAGCTTTTGTTAATTCTTGGTATGGTGCTTTTAGGGTTTCTGTTTTACAATTTTTTCTATAGTCCATATTCTCAAAAATTGAGCAGTTTACTTTCTGAAAAGCAACAATTGGAAAATAGGCTCAGTGAAATAGAGCAAAAAATTGCACTGTACAATGCACAAAAAGCAAAGCTTGAAGAAATAGAGAAAGACTACACGATAATCAGCCAAAAAATCCCTCCAAATCAAGACGAAAAATTTTCAATGCTTGACCTTCAAAGACTTGCTCAAATGGTGGGAAGCAAGACTTCAGATTTTACCTTTTCACAAAAACAAAATATGAATGTGAATTATAACAATGTAAATATTGTAAAAGCATATTTTTATTCATCTAAACAGAACTGGCAGATGACATATGCAAACTTTAAAAAGCTTTTATTCCTGCAAAAAGATTTTTCGCCTTTGTATTCTCTTGATACGATTTCTTTATCAAGTGGAAGCAATAATATGATTACAGCGAGCTTTGAGATAAGATTTTATGGATACGAAGATAGCCTCGCACCTATGAGACTGTGGCAAAATTTTTCAATCCCCTCTGGCAAGGGTGACTTGTTCAGCGGAGGAGCTGGGCAAAAGGTGGAGTTTAGTTATACTCCAGAGGACTTAAAAAAAAATGAGCCAGCGCCACAGCCCACAGTAAAAGTAGAAAGAACAGATAATTCATCTGTAACTAATTCCGAGCAGCAAACAACTTTACCACAAACATCTGCCAATATTTCTTCCAACAAGCCTAATTCAAATAAGACAGAGCAGCAACAAACTCAATTGTCAGAGGAGAAGGTTGACTATACAAAGGCTGATTTTGTTGTTACAGTATCAACGTTGTATTCTCCGACTACAAATATAACTATCGAAAAAAGCGGGAAAGGTTCAATTTTTGGAGCAAAAAAGAAAAACGAAAATGCATATATAACTATTGAAAAAAAGGGAGACAAGTATTACTACAAAATGGGTACTGAAGCAAGTGTTTATCCACAGGGCAATAGTTTTGACCAGCTAAATTTTCAAAGCAGTAGTCAGATTTTAATTGTTGTTTTTTCAAGTCCAAGAAAATATAAAGACGATGATAACGTGGTGACACTTAAGATAACCAACAATTCTGACAAACCGATTAAGGTTTATATATCTAACGATGATAAGCAAAAACCAAGAGTTAACATTGTAACAAACGGTTCAAGAGTCAATGTAACAAGAAAATGA